The sequence GCAGCAGAGGCGTAATTGCCCTCATGTAGACTACGTCTGATAGTCTTTTTCTTTACTATATCGATGTCGTGACGTTCCAACACCTTTCTTGAACTACCACCCACGATATAGGCAACAACGATTTTTGATTCCAGCGGTATGTCTTCTTTGTCGTCAAGAAGGCAAAAAGATGAGTAACAGACGAGTTTGAGGGAATCCGC is a genomic window of Candidatus Thorarchaeota archaeon containing:
- a CDS encoding 5,10-methylenetetrahydromethanopterin reductase (catalyzes the reduction of methylenetetrahydromethanopterin to methyltetrahydromethanopterin with the oxidation of coenzyme F420) encodes the protein ADSLKLVCYSSFCLLDDKEDIPLESKIVVAYIVGGSSRKVLERHDIDIVKKKTIRRSLHEGNYASAAKKVTRKMLESFAVIGTLDECVSRMKNLSEVGIDQFVIGSPIGRNKLATINRVGNEIIPQIT